GAAGCTCTTGCCTTCGCTCTCTCCGAGACGGATGCTTTCTTGCGTGCGTAGATTGGAGGCCATGATCTCCAGCAGGGCATATCGGCCGCCGCCCACTTTGGGAACCAGTCGCTGGCTGACGACCCAGCGCAACGTGTCCGCCAGTCGCGCGCGGAGTTGTTCTTGCTCCTCCGTTTCGAACATGCCAAGAATACGATTGATGGTTTGGCCGGCATCTACCGTGTGCAAAGTGCTTAACACGAGATGGCCTGTCTCGGCGGCGCTCAAGGCGATTTTGATGGTCTCCCGGTCGCGCATTTCCCCAACCAGGATGACCTTGGGCGCTTGGCGCAGGGCGGCGCGCAGGCCGTGCGAGAAGCTCTCGAAGTCGCTCCCCAACTCGCGCTGATTGAACGTGGCAACGTTTTGGGGGTGGACGAATTCAATCGGGTCTTCGAGGGTAATGATGTGAACGGGCCGGGTGTGACTGATTTCGTTAAGCACTGCGGCCAGCGTAGTGGATTTGCCGGATCCGGTTGCTCCGGTCACCAGCACGAGTCCGGTCTTTTCGCGAGGAATCTGCCGGATAATCTCCGGGAAATTGAGCCATTCAAGGGTTGGAATGGTAGTGTTGAGCTTGCGCAACACGATGGAGTAATTGCCGCGCTGGGAGAATATGCTGATACGGAACCGCGCTTTGTCGGTAAGCGTATAGGCGGTGTCGCATGACCCTCGGTGCAGCAAGTCGCTGAGGTGCCACATATTGTCGCCGATCAAATTCAGCGCGACCGTCTCGGTTTGGAAGGGGGTGAGTCCTTGAATTGGCGGGTCGCAAGTTACTGGCTTCAACTCGCCAAACGACTCGACCTGCAGGGGCTTGTCAACCGTGAAGAGCAAGTCGGACACTTCCGGCTGGGAGTCCAGCATCGTGGACATTATTTGGTCAAGCTCGGGGCGGCGCATAAATCAAATTTCGTCTTCGTCGGGCGGATGGGGTAAGAACATCCGGAACTTCTTCTTGTCAACTGACTTGTCGTAGGCCTCCTCAGGCGAAATGCGTTTCATCCGGAGGTGCTCCATGATCGCATCGTCCAGTGGCTGGTTGCCAATCTTCTTTCCAACCTGGATCATGCCGGGAATCTGGTGGGTCTTGCCTTCGCGCACCAAGTTGGCAATGGCCGTGGTGAAGACCAGAATCTCGAGCGCCGCCACCCGGCCCTTCTTGTCAATACGCTTGAAGAGATTCTGTGCGACCACCCCTTTGAGCGCTTCTGAAAGCGTTGCTCGAATCTTGTTTTGTTGCTCGGCAGGAAAGACGTCGATCATGCGATCTACTGTCTTGGCCGCACTGGGCGTATGGAGGGTGCCGAAGACCAGGTGACCAGTGCTGGCTGCCACCAGCGCCAACTCGATCGTCTCCAGATCGCGCAATTCGCCGACCAGGATGATGTCCGGGTCCTCGCGTAACGCACCACGGAGGGCAGACGCGAATGACCTCGTGTGGACACCAACCTCGCGGTGGTTAACCAGGCAGTTCTTGCTCTCGTGAACGAATTCGATCGGATCCTCGACCGTGATGACGTGGTCGCGGCGGTTTTTGTTGGCATAGTCAACCATGGCTGCGAGGGTCGTGGATTTGCCGGAGCCAGTAGGCCCGGTAACCACGATCAGCCCCCGGTGCAGCATGCAGAATTTCTTCAGCACGCTGGGTAGTGGCGCGTCGAACTTCTCAAAGTCCTCAA
This genomic window from Candidatus Paceibacterota bacterium contains:
- a CDS encoding type IV pilus twitching motility protein PilT, whose translation is MAKIDAFFNLMFEQKASDLHLSSGNNPMLRVNGELHRVDHPPLENDELKKLLYEIAPEYKIKVFEETGDVDFGYEIPHISRFRANFYNQKYGIGAVFRQIPTKVLSFEDFEKFDAPLPSVLKKFCMLHRGLIVVTGPTGSGKSTTLAAMVDYANKNRRDHVITVEDPIEFVHESKNCLVNHREVGVHTRSFASALRGALREDPDIILVGELRDLETIELALVAASTGHLVFGTLHTPSAAKTVDRMIDVFPAEQQNKIRATLSEALKGVVAQNLFKRIDKKGRVAALEILVFTTAIANLVREGKTHQIPGMIQVGKKIGNQPLDDAIMEHLRMKRISPEEAYDKSVDKKKFRMFLPHPPDEDEI
- a CDS encoding PilT/PilU family type 4a pilus ATPase; protein product: MRRPELDQIMSTMLDSQPEVSDLLFTVDKPLQVESFGELKPVTCDPPIQGLTPFQTETVALNLIGDNMWHLSDLLHRGSCDTAYTLTDKARFRISIFSQRGNYSIVLRKLNTTIPTLEWLNFPEIIRQIPREKTGLVLVTGATGSGKSTTLAAVLNEISHTRPVHIITLEDPIEFVHPQNVATFNQRELGSDFESFSHGLRAALRQAPKVILVGEMRDRETIKIALSAAETGHLVLSTLHTVDAGQTINRILGMFETEEQEQLRARLADTLRWVVSQRLVPKVGGGRYALLEIMASNLRTQESIRLGESEGKSFYEIIEASQPFGWRTFDYSALEAYEQGKITEETALLYCTKRGPVTRGIDNIKKSRGEATHNMHSLRMKAFQDGAKSGGSPLPAALKLK